Proteins found in one Geomonas subterranea genomic segment:
- a CDS encoding CheR family methyltransferase, translating to MAFTFFMRDQPTLEYAADHMIGYATGRSRIKIWDAGCALGQETYTIAMIFAQKMNSFGFKNLRIDATDYDSANNFGDVVKAATYPYEELQRTPAELFQKYFEPADKPGHHRVVPLLRDRVNFQYHDLLSLKAPGGDYCLVVCKNVLLHFQYPERVEVFKMFHQALAPGGYLATENTQKLPQEVAHLFQQVVPDAQLFKKIGA from the coding sequence ATGGCTTTCACATTCTTCATGCGCGACCAGCCCACACTTGAGTACGCGGCCGATCACATGATCGGCTACGCCACGGGGCGAAGCCGCATCAAGATCTGGGACGCCGGCTGCGCCCTCGGCCAGGAAACCTACACCATAGCCATGATCTTCGCGCAGAAGATGAACTCCTTCGGCTTCAAGAACCTCCGTATCGACGCCACCGACTACGACAGCGCCAACAACTTCGGCGACGTGGTCAAGGCTGCCACCTATCCCTACGAAGAACTGCAGCGCACCCCGGCGGAACTCTTCCAAAAGTACTTCGAGCCGGCGGACAAGCCAGGCCATCACCGGGTGGTGCCGCTTCTGCGCGACCGGGTCAACTTCCAATACCACGACCTCCTCTCACTTAAGGCCCCTGGCGGCGACTACTGCCTGGTTGTCTGCAAGAACGTGCTGCTTCATTTCCAGTACCCGGAGCGGGTCGAGGTCTTCAAGATGTTCCACCAGGCCCTCGCCCCCGGCGGCTACCTGGCCACCGAAAACACCCAGAAGCTCCCCCAGGAGGTCGCCCACCTTTTCCAGCAGGTGGTGCCGGACGCGCAACTGTTCAAGAAGATCGGAGCCTAA
- a CDS encoding response regulator, giving the protein MALKDVRILIVDDEIFFRQVLRAVLEKIGFTVVGEAGDGAEALERYRALRPHIVIMDIYMPDKNGIDATKDLLALDPSARVLVASASDFDCDTQAALDAGAKGILMKPFVPKEIYESVRKVLTGT; this is encoded by the coding sequence ATGGCTTTGAAGGACGTGAGGATACTCATCGTCGACGACGAGATTTTTTTCCGTCAGGTGTTGCGCGCCGTGCTGGAGAAGATCGGTTTCACCGTGGTCGGGGAGGCCGGCGATGGTGCCGAGGCCCTCGAGAGGTACCGCGCCCTGCGCCCGCACATCGTGATCATGGACATCTACATGCCGGACAAGAACGGCATCGACGCCACCAAGGACCTGCTAGCCCTCGACCCCAGCGCCCGGGTACTGGTAGCCAGCGCCTCCGATTTCGATTGCGACACGCAGGCCGCGCTCGATGCCGGTGCGAAGGGGATCCTGATGAAACCGTTCGTACCCAAGGAGATCTACGAAAGCGTCCGGAAGGTGCTCACCGGCACCTAA
- a CDS encoding Tim44 domain-containing protein, with protein sequence MKRNFAKAFALFAAVLMLSATVLETSAHARAAGGRSIGSRGSRSYSPGTTYRQSTPYQQPAPSRMQQPQMQQPSAGGGFLRSMAGGIAGGLLGGMLFRGLAGAGGMGYGGGGIGIFEIILLAGIGYLIYRMVRRRRAETPLQSVSTGYGSQGYDGYQQSIPASYQVEEPARDDVQTGLSHLRQMDPGFDEGRFKDVVMDNFFKIQGGWMNRDLQALAPLLTPEMQGVFREDIGRLLREGRVNRLENVAVRSVELTEVWQEAGQDYVTALIYANLLDYTTDERGTVLEGSKSEPVKFEEYWTFTRPVGNNSWRLAAINQKG encoded by the coding sequence ATGAAACGGAACTTCGCCAAAGCTTTCGCACTCTTCGCCGCCGTCTTGATGCTGAGCGCCACGGTGCTGGAAACAAGCGCCCACGCCCGCGCCGCCGGCGGGCGCTCCATCGGCAGCCGTGGCTCCCGCAGCTACTCGCCGGGGACCACCTACCGCCAGTCCACCCCGTACCAGCAGCCGGCTCCCTCCCGGATGCAGCAGCCGCAGATGCAGCAGCCCTCGGCCGGGGGCGGCTTCCTGCGCAGCATGGCCGGCGGCATCGCGGGCGGCCTCCTGGGCGGCATGCTCTTCAGGGGGCTCGCCGGCGCCGGGGGCATGGGCTACGGCGGCGGTGGCATAGGGATCTTCGAAATCATCCTCCTGGCCGGTATCGGCTACCTGATCTACCGCATGGTGCGCAGACGTCGCGCAGAAACCCCGCTGCAGAGCGTCTCGACCGGATACGGCTCGCAGGGATACGACGGCTACCAGCAGAGTATCCCCGCCTCCTACCAGGTGGAGGAGCCTGCGCGTGACGACGTCCAGACCGGGCTGTCCCACCTGCGGCAGATGGACCCCGGCTTCGACGAGGGACGCTTCAAGGACGTTGTGATGGACAACTTCTTCAAGATCCAGGGAGGGTGGATGAACCGCGACCTGCAGGCGCTTGCGCCGCTGCTCACCCCGGAGATGCAGGGGGTCTTCCGCGAGGACATCGGACGCCTTTTGCGCGAGGGGCGGGTGAACCGGCTGGAGAACGTGGCGGTGCGCAGCGTGGAACTCACCGAGGTCTGGCAGGAGGCAGGGCAGGATTACGTCACCGCCCTCATCTACGCCAACCTGCTCGACTACACAACCGACGAGCGCGGCACCGTGCTCGAGGGGAGCAAGAGCGAGCCGGTGAAGTTCGAGGAGTACTGGACCTTCACAAGGCCCGTTGGCAACAACAGCTGGCGGCTCGCGGCGATAAACCAGAAAGGGTAA
- a CDS encoding PAS domain S-box protein: protein MKRVTGRLFILLAVLWLGWPAFLVTPASAAQQTVRIAAFNFYPGIFKANDGSIQGFYVDTLAEIARREGWRVEYVYGDWAEGMSRIKSGEVDLLTSVAWTSERAQYLDYGKVPLLTVWGELYVPRKANLNSIKDVEGKQVAVMKRDFNGASFRNMVEKFGINCRFVEYGNFEEIFQAVAAGRVDAGVVNNTFGAAKQYQYGLVSSGIIFNPFDIFLATGKGRNPELLATLDRYLTGWRGTEDSPYHKALNRWSHGDAASLHVVPPWLAPTLAGLVLFLACAGVFIILLRLQVRKKTSEVVRQAADRKMIEETLFFINESGARLRADELLHGINRYLATCLEADYAFVAQLTPDGGSARTHGFYARSGGGNDITYRLAGTPCDNVMGKSVCVYPQGVTALFPDDGILRDLGVEGYAAVPLWDAQGEGIGLLGIMSRSPLRDRALIETLLGIASSRTAQELEAMNHLEVLNLKKFAMDNMKDAGYWIRPDGSICEVNGAATTMLGYSEAEFRSMVIGDLRPGCDAKRWRETWESLKERGSLQFEATHLARDGRLVPVEVTANYFSYAGTEYDYAIVRDITERKKMEEALEHQLSRLADQNAQQAQHILEKKRSEEQLLEYLKVIECSRDLICVLDRDYRYRMANGAFLRYRNLTASEVVGRTVLEVAGEEHFGEIKHHLDACLAGQSVRFEMEQPFPERGVRSVAVTFTPVEDQGGNTRIACVTSDQTDKKHLEEQLRQSQKMEAIGHLAGGIAHDFNNILTVIVGYGNFLEMDESLCKQQHEQVDQIIAAAERGSQLTRGLLTFSRKQVMNPRILDLNTLVGQVQTFLLRIIGEDVVLQFNPAPEPLNVCVDASQLEQVLMNLATNARDAMPDGGTLSIEICWQHVDEAYARSQGYGAPGRYACIIVSDSGSGMDRATRDRIFEPFFSTKAVGKGTGLGMSIVYGIVKQHKGFINVYSEPGEGTTFKIYLPEASSETGEDVSDQALAAPELGTETVLVAEDDASVRGLVASLLKKYGYQVVLAVDGSDCVRKFLEHGGRIDLILMDVIMPGKNGREAFEEIRRIDPSARVLYSSGYTADFMKSRGVVDHNVDLIMKPVQPMALLHKVREVLDRE from the coding sequence GTGAAGCGCGTTACCGGACGCCTTTTCATCCTGCTTGCCGTGCTCTGGCTCGGCTGGCCCGCCTTCCTGGTTACCCCCGCCTCTGCCGCTCAGCAGACGGTGCGCATCGCCGCGTTCAACTTCTACCCCGGCATCTTCAAGGCCAACGATGGCAGCATCCAGGGCTTCTACGTCGACACCCTCGCGGAGATCGCGCGCCGGGAGGGGTGGCGTGTCGAGTACGTCTACGGCGACTGGGCGGAGGGGATGTCCCGCATCAAAAGCGGCGAGGTGGACCTTTTGACCAGCGTGGCCTGGACCAGCGAGCGCGCCCAGTACCTCGACTACGGGAAGGTGCCGCTGCTCACCGTCTGGGGGGAGCTCTACGTCCCGCGCAAGGCGAACCTGAACAGCATCAAGGACGTCGAGGGGAAGCAGGTCGCCGTGATGAAGCGGGACTTCAACGGGGCGAGCTTCCGCAACATGGTGGAGAAGTTCGGCATCAACTGCCGCTTCGTGGAGTACGGCAACTTCGAGGAGATCTTCCAGGCCGTCGCCGCAGGGCGGGTCGACGCCGGTGTCGTGAACAACACCTTCGGCGCCGCCAAGCAGTACCAGTACGGCCTGGTCTCCTCCGGCATCATCTTCAACCCCTTCGACATCTTCCTCGCCACGGGGAAGGGGCGCAACCCGGAGCTCCTCGCCACCCTGGACCGCTACCTCACGGGATGGCGCGGCACCGAGGATTCACCCTACCACAAGGCCCTCAACCGCTGGTCTCACGGCGACGCCGCCTCCCTTCACGTGGTGCCCCCCTGGCTGGCCCCGACCCTGGCCGGACTGGTCCTCTTCCTTGCCTGCGCCGGCGTCTTCATCATCCTGCTCCGCCTCCAGGTGCGGAAAAAGACGTCCGAGGTGGTGAGGCAGGCCGCAGACCGGAAGATGATCGAGGAGACGCTCTTCTTCATCAACGAGTCCGGCGCGAGGCTGCGCGCCGACGAGCTTCTCCACGGCATCAACCGTTACCTCGCCACCTGCCTCGAAGCGGATTACGCTTTCGTCGCCCAGCTGACCCCGGACGGCGGCTCGGCCCGCACTCACGGCTTCTACGCCCGCTCGGGGGGCGGCAACGATATCACCTACCGGCTGGCCGGGACCCCCTGCGACAACGTCATGGGGAAGAGCGTCTGCGTCTACCCGCAGGGGGTGACCGCCCTCTTCCCGGATGATGGGATCCTGCGGGACCTGGGGGTGGAGGGGTACGCGGCGGTGCCGCTTTGGGATGCCCAGGGAGAGGGGATAGGGCTTCTCGGCATCATGAGCCGCTCACCGCTGCGGGACCGCGCCCTGATCGAGACACTGCTCGGCATCGCCAGCTCCCGCACCGCCCAGGAACTGGAGGCGATGAACCATCTCGAGGTGCTGAACCTCAAGAAGTTCGCCATGGACAACATGAAGGACGCGGGGTACTGGATCCGCCCGGACGGCAGTATCTGCGAGGTGAACGGGGCGGCCACGACGATGCTCGGGTACTCCGAGGCGGAATTCCGGTCCATGGTGATCGGCGACCTGCGCCCGGGATGCGACGCGAAAAGGTGGCGGGAGACCTGGGAGTCGCTCAAGGAAAGGGGGAGCCTGCAGTTCGAGGCGACCCACCTGGCCCGGGACGGCCGCCTGGTGCCGGTCGAGGTGACCGCCAACTACTTCAGCTACGCCGGTACCGAGTACGACTATGCCATCGTGCGCGACATCACCGAGCGCAAGAAGATGGAGGAGGCGCTGGAGCACCAGCTTTCCCGGCTGGCGGACCAGAATGCCCAGCAGGCGCAGCACATCTTGGAGAAGAAGCGCTCCGAGGAGCAATTGCTCGAGTACCTGAAGGTGATCGAGTGCTCGCGGGACCTGATCTGCGTCCTCGACCGGGACTACCGCTACCGCATGGCCAACGGCGCCTTCCTGCGCTACCGCAACCTCACCGCATCCGAGGTGGTGGGGCGGACCGTGCTCGAAGTCGCTGGGGAGGAGCATTTCGGGGAGATCAAGCACCACCTGGACGCGTGCCTGGCCGGGCAGTCGGTGCGCTTCGAGATGGAGCAGCCTTTCCCGGAACGCGGAGTCCGGTCGGTCGCCGTCACCTTCACCCCGGTCGAGGACCAGGGGGGGAACACGAGGATCGCCTGCGTGACCAGCGACCAGACCGACAAGAAGCACCTCGAGGAGCAGCTCCGGCAGTCCCAGAAGATGGAGGCCATCGGGCACCTGGCGGGTGGGATCGCCCACGACTTCAACAACATCCTGACGGTCATCGTGGGGTACGGCAATTTCCTGGAGATGGACGAGTCCCTCTGCAAGCAGCAGCACGAGCAGGTGGACCAGATCATCGCCGCGGCGGAACGGGGTTCGCAGCTCACCCGCGGGCTGCTCACCTTCAGCCGCAAGCAGGTCATGAACCCGCGCATCCTTGACTTGAACACGCTGGTGGGGCAGGTGCAAACGTTCCTGCTGCGCATCATCGGTGAGGACGTCGTACTGCAGTTCAACCCCGCCCCGGAGCCGCTGAACGTCTGCGTCGACGCAAGCCAGCTGGAACAGGTCCTGATGAACCTCGCCACCAACGCCCGCGATGCCATGCCCGACGGCGGGACCCTCAGCATCGAGATCTGCTGGCAGCACGTGGACGAGGCCTACGCCAGGTCCCAGGGGTACGGCGCACCCGGGCGGTATGCCTGCATCATCGTTTCCGACTCCGGCAGCGGCATGGACCGGGCTACACGCGACAGGATCTTCGAGCCCTTCTTCTCCACCAAGGCCGTGGGCAAGGGGACGGGCCTCGGGATGTCCATCGTGTACGGCATCGTCAAGCAGCACAAGGGGTTCATCAACGTCTACAGTGAACCGGGGGAGGGGACCACTTTCAAGATCTACCTCCCCGAGGCCTCCTCGGAGACGGGGGAGGACGTGTCCGATCAGGCCCTGGCGGCGCCGGAGCTTGGGACCGAGACCGTCCTCGTGGCGGAGGATGACGCGAGCGTCAGGGGGCTCGTCGCATCGCTGCTGAAAAAGTACGGCTACCAGGTGGTGCTGGCGGTGGACGGCAGCGACTGCGTGCGGAAATTCCTGGAGCACGGCGGCAGGATCGACCTGATCCTCATGGACGTGATCATGCCCGGGAAAAACGGCAGGGAGGCCTTCGAGGAGATCAGGAGGATCGACCCGTCCGCAAGGGTGCTCTACTCCAGCGGCTACACCGCCGATTTCATGAAGAGCCGCGGCGTCGTCGATCACAACGTCGACCTCATCATGAAACCGGTGCAGCCGATGGCGCTGCTGCACAAGGTCCGGGAAGTGCTGGATAGGGAGTGA
- a CDS encoding STAS domain-containing protein, which yields MEGAQVKISKKKDRTLVTFSGEMTIVNAGEFRKRLLEAFATGKPVEVSLAGLTAIDVTGLQLLCSCHRTSVARAIPCTVTGRNEALAATAEVAGLPRLKGCVQDVGGTCIWRLDTDKVTV from the coding sequence ATGGAAGGGGCGCAAGTGAAGATCTCGAAGAAGAAGGACCGCACCCTGGTGACCTTCTCCGGGGAGATGACCATCGTCAATGCCGGCGAGTTCAGGAAACGGCTCTTGGAAGCCTTCGCGACCGGCAAGCCGGTGGAGGTTTCCCTCGCCGGGTTAACGGCCATCGACGTGACCGGCCTGCAGCTTCTGTGCAGCTGCCACAGGACGTCGGTGGCCCGGGCGATTCCCTGCACGGTCACCGGACGAAACGAGGCTCTCGCGGCGACAGCCGAGGTGGCGGGGCTCCCCCGCCTCAAGGGGTGCGTCCAGGACGTGGGGGGGACCTGCATCTGGCGCCTCGATACGGACAAGGTGACGGTATGA
- a CDS encoding class I SAM-dependent methyltransferase, translating into MIRPASSVIRYAHFFRLARVRRVLDYGAGPLRNALYLSGEGFHVYAADVPERVKALAAHPQAGELAGILTVGELPQAGLSVDLVLCTFVFNILATRSHRKQYLGNVVANLRCGGYFLIEVNSRQEDCVPCGSVLQHYYSCDGTAKSYSHDELDRLLAPFGLERICHYYSSHALAAVYRLAQ; encoded by the coding sequence ATGATTAGACCAGCCAGCAGCGTGATCCGTTACGCGCACTTCTTCAGGCTCGCCAGGGTGCGCAGGGTGCTCGACTACGGCGCGGGACCGTTGCGCAACGCGCTTTATCTATCCGGAGAAGGGTTCCACGTTTACGCGGCCGACGTCCCCGAACGGGTGAAGGCACTCGCGGCACATCCACAGGCGGGTGAACTGGCGGGGATATTGACGGTCGGGGAACTGCCGCAGGCGGGGCTGTCCGTGGACCTGGTTCTGTGCACCTTCGTCTTCAACATCCTGGCGACGCGGAGCCACAGGAAACAGTACCTGGGAAACGTGGTGGCCAATCTGCGCTGTGGAGGCTACTTCCTCATAGAAGTAAACAGCAGGCAGGAGGATTGCGTTCCTTGTGGATCGGTGCTGCAGCATTATTACAGCTGTGATGGCACCGCGAAGAGTTACAGTCACGATGAACTCGACAGGTTGCTGGCGCCTTTTGGCTTGGAGCGCATCTGTCACTATTACAGCAGTCATGCATTGGCAGCGGTGTACCGTCTGGCACAATGA
- a CDS encoding ribbon-helix-helix protein, CopG family: protein MEPEQYIAKVKRKPGKKKVAREPVLKNVVSLRVSDQEKRLLERLTKATALNVSDLVREAIGFWLAKGIPKGRIRGGSTGKIPVQPMQLAGN from the coding sequence ATGGAACCGGAACAATACATAGCAAAAGTGAAGAGAAAACCCGGAAAGAAAAAGGTGGCCAGGGAACCGGTACTGAAGAACGTGGTGTCGCTCAGGGTGAGCGACCAGGAGAAACGCCTCCTGGAGCGCCTCACCAAGGCGACGGCGCTCAACGTATCCGACCTGGTGCGCGAGGCAATCGGCTTCTGGCTCGCCAAGGGAATCCCCAAGGGGCGCATCCGCGGCGGCTCGACCGGAAAGATCCCCGTGCAACCGATGCAACTGGCCGGCAACTGA
- a CDS encoding MBL fold metallo-hydrolase codes for MKIIPLKKSPATYSCNSYLILGDWNRIDDVNTLIDPGVDGYIADQIRELSTGFGKQPVEQVILTHNHFDHTAGLGAIRSAFGCKVFAYRQGAGVDEVLNDRQFIRAGDDFLQVLHTPGHSSDSICLYAPAAQALFSGDTQVRVLGEGGSYTSEYVAALKWLCGLKIRSIYSGHDEPVLTGGGEILLKSLEEVLRSQRS; via the coding sequence GTGAAGATCATCCCCCTGAAGAAGAGTCCGGCGACCTACAGCTGCAACTCCTATCTCATCCTGGGGGACTGGAACCGCATCGACGACGTCAACACCCTGATCGATCCCGGGGTCGACGGCTACATCGCCGACCAAATCCGCGAGCTCTCGACGGGGTTCGGCAAGCAGCCGGTCGAACAGGTGATCCTGACCCACAACCACTTCGATCACACCGCGGGGCTCGGGGCGATACGGTCGGCCTTCGGCTGCAAGGTGTTCGCCTACCGGCAAGGTGCGGGGGTGGACGAGGTCTTGAATGACCGTCAGTTCATCCGGGCCGGGGACGATTTCCTGCAGGTGCTGCATACCCCGGGGCACTCCAGCGATTCCATCTGCCTGTACGCCCCCGCCGCGCAAGCCCTCTTTTCCGGCGACACCCAGGTGAGGGTGCTGGGGGAGGGGGGAAGCTACACCAGCGAGTACGTCGCCGCACTGAAGTGGTTGTGCGGGCTGAAAATCAGGAGCATCTACTCCGGCCACGACGAGCCGGTCCTCACCGGTGGGGGGGAGATACTCCTTAAATCCCTCGAAGAGGTGCTGAGATCGCAGCGCAGCTGA
- a CDS encoding MCP four helix bundle domain-containing protein gives MKWFYDLKLGAKLMTGFIAIAVIAGAIGYFGIREIHGIEAADSKLYEKITIPIAQLQDVSTSFQRIRVNMRDLLAAATPQEEQAKVERIKMLRGELNKAAGEFEKTILTEEGRKLFQEFRQASAGYDPIIDQIVRLALVNRDNEAKALMAGDGAKFSRMEQDAIDKLVDAKLKQAKLTADGNAELATGATKIMLVLIVVGVALALGLGLFITRIVQRQLGADPKEVGEVANRVAAGDMTVAIDLKGKHEDSVMAAMQKMVDSIKALVADANMLADAAIAGKLATRADASRHQGDFQKVVAGVNDTLDAVIGPLNVAAEYVDRISKGDVPPRITDSYNGDFNEIKNNLNVCIDAVTALVADAAMLSQAAVDGKLATRADATRHQGDFRKIVSGVNDTLDAVIGPLNVAAEYVDRISKGDIPPRITDSYNGDFNEIKNNLNVCIETLDTLIADMNNMSTQHDLGDIDVQIAAENYQGVYRQMAAGVNNMVNGHIAVKKKAMACIAEFGRGNFEAELEKFPGKKAFINNTIEQVRTNLKALIADADMLVQAAVAGKLATRADATRHEGDFRKIVQGVNETLDAVIGPLNVAAEYVDRISKGDIPPRITDNYNGDFNEIKLNLNNCIDIMNNLLLEANKVVKAAADGQLDERANAELFIGGWKELVLGVNNIVTNIVNPLMVTADYVDKVAKGVIPPAIVTEYKGQYNIIKDNLNAVVKMMNELLEQTDIIIKAAADGELDQRANASLFVGGWNKLVAGVNDTVSNIVNPLMVTADYVDRIAKGDMPPAIVTEYKGQYNLIKTNLNVLIEAINKITDAAKEVSNGNLMVSLKERSAQDELIHALSAMVGKITEVVTEVKVAADNVASGSVQLSANAQSMSEGASQQAAAAEEASSSMEEMSANIRQNADNAQQTEKIAVKSAEDAKEGGKAVAETVQAMKDIAGKISIIEEIARQTNMLALNAAIEAARAGEHGKGFAVVASEVRKLAERSQVAAGEISELSVSSVEVAERAGEMLSAILPDIQKTAELVQEINASSKEQDTGAQQINKAIQQLDQVIQQNASASEEMASTAEELSSQSEQLQSTISFFRVDMVARGQQPAPKQLTKSAGKNEVKQLKQRPAAQRKAMGHDLVMADMDGDNDFERF, from the coding sequence ATGAAGTGGTTTTACGATTTGAAGCTGGGGGCGAAACTGATGACGGGTTTCATCGCCATAGCCGTCATCGCCGGAGCGATCGGGTATTTCGGCATCCGGGAGATTCACGGCATCGAGGCGGCCGACAGCAAGCTGTACGAGAAAATCACCATCCCTATCGCGCAACTGCAGGATGTATCCACCTCCTTCCAGCGCATCCGTGTCAACATGAGGGACCTGCTCGCGGCCGCCACCCCGCAGGAGGAGCAGGCCAAGGTGGAAAGGATCAAGATGCTGCGCGGCGAACTGAACAAGGCGGCCGGGGAGTTCGAAAAGACCATCCTGACCGAAGAAGGGCGCAAGCTCTTCCAGGAGTTCAGGCAGGCCAGCGCCGGGTATGACCCCATCATCGACCAGATCGTACGGCTCGCCCTTGTCAACCGAGACAACGAGGCCAAGGCCCTCATGGCTGGTGACGGCGCCAAGTTCTCCAGGATGGAGCAGGACGCCATCGACAAGCTGGTGGACGCCAAGCTGAAGCAGGCGAAGCTGACCGCCGACGGCAACGCCGAGCTGGCCACGGGAGCCACCAAGATCATGCTGGTCCTGATCGTGGTCGGCGTGGCGCTGGCCCTGGGCCTTGGGCTTTTCATCACCAGGATCGTGCAGCGGCAGCTCGGTGCCGATCCCAAAGAGGTCGGCGAGGTCGCCAACCGCGTGGCGGCCGGCGACATGACGGTCGCCATCGACCTGAAAGGAAAGCACGAGGACAGCGTCATGGCCGCCATGCAGAAGATGGTGGATTCCATCAAGGCTCTGGTGGCTGACGCCAACATGCTGGCCGACGCGGCCATAGCAGGGAAGCTCGCCACCCGCGCCGACGCCTCCAGGCACCAGGGGGACTTCCAGAAGGTGGTGGCCGGTGTCAACGACACCCTGGACGCGGTGATCGGGCCCCTGAACGTGGCCGCCGAGTACGTGGACCGCATCTCCAAGGGGGACGTCCCGCCGAGGATCACCGACAGCTACAACGGCGACTTCAACGAGATCAAGAACAACCTGAACGTCTGCATCGACGCGGTGACCGCCCTCGTGGCAGACGCCGCGATGCTCTCGCAGGCGGCGGTGGACGGCAAGCTCGCCACCCGCGCCGACGCCACCAGGCACCAGGGGGACTTCAGGAAAATCGTTTCGGGCGTGAACGATACCCTCGACGCCGTTATCGGGCCCCTGAACGTGGCGGCCGAGTACGTGGACCGCATCTCCAAGGGGGACATCCCGCCGAGGATCACCGACAGCTACAACGGCGATTTCAACGAGATCAAGAACAACCTGAACGTCTGCATCGAGACCCTGGACACCCTGATCGCGGACATGAACAACATGTCGACCCAGCACGACCTGGGTGACATCGACGTCCAGATCGCGGCTGAGAACTACCAGGGGGTCTACCGCCAGATGGCGGCCGGCGTGAACAACATGGTGAACGGCCACATCGCGGTGAAGAAGAAGGCGATGGCCTGCATAGCCGAGTTCGGGCGCGGCAACTTCGAGGCGGAACTGGAAAAATTCCCGGGCAAGAAGGCCTTCATCAACAACACCATCGAGCAGGTGCGGACCAACCTGAAGGCGCTCATCGCCGATGCCGACATGCTGGTGCAGGCGGCGGTGGCAGGAAAGCTGGCCACCCGTGCCGACGCGACCAGGCACGAAGGGGACTTCCGCAAGATCGTCCAGGGGGTGAACGAGACGCTGGACGCGGTGATCGGGCCGCTGAACGTGGCGGCCGAGTATGTGGACCGCATCTCCAAGGGAGACATCCCGCCGCGCATCACGGACAACTACAACGGCGACTTCAACGAGATAAAGCTGAACCTCAACAACTGCATCGACATCATGAACAACCTGCTGCTCGAGGCGAACAAGGTGGTGAAGGCCGCGGCCGACGGGCAGCTGGACGAGCGGGCCAACGCGGAGCTCTTCATCGGCGGCTGGAAGGAGCTGGTCCTCGGGGTGAACAACATCGTCACCAACATCGTGAACCCGCTCATGGTGACCGCCGACTACGTCGACAAGGTGGCCAAGGGTGTCATCCCCCCGGCCATCGTCACCGAGTACAAGGGGCAGTACAACATCATCAAGGACAACCTGAACGCCGTCGTGAAGATGATGAACGAACTCCTCGAGCAGACCGACATCATCATCAAGGCCGCAGCCGACGGTGAACTGGACCAGCGCGCCAACGCATCCCTCTTCGTCGGCGGGTGGAACAAGCTGGTGGCCGGCGTGAACGACACGGTGAGCAACATCGTGAACCCGCTCATGGTGACCGCTGACTACGTGGACCGCATCGCCAAGGGTGACATGCCCCCGGCCATCGTGACCGAGTACAAGGGGCAGTACAACCTGATCAAGACCAACCTGAACGTGCTGATCGAGGCGATCAACAAGATCACCGACGCGGCCAAGGAGGTCTCCAACGGAAACCTGATGGTCTCCCTGAAGGAGCGCAGCGCCCAGGACGAGCTGATCCATGCCCTCTCCGCCATGGTCGGCAAGATCACCGAGGTGGTCACCGAGGTGAAGGTGGCCGCGGACAACGTCGCTTCCGGCAGCGTCCAGCTCTCCGCCAACGCGCAGTCCATGTCCGAAGGGGCCTCGCAACAGGCGGCCGCCGCCGAGGAGGCGTCCTCCTCGATGGAGGAGATGAGCGCCAACATCAGGCAGAACGCGGACAACGCGCAGCAGACCGAGAAGATCGCGGTGAAATCCGCCGAGGATGCCAAGGAGGGGGGCAAGGCGGTCGCCGAGACGGTGCAGGCCATGAAGGACATCGCCGGGAAGATCTCCATCATCGAGGAGATCGCGCGCCAGACCAACATGCTCGCGCTGAACGCGGCCATCGAGGCGGCCCGCGCCGGGGAGCACGGCAAGGGGTTCGCGGTGGTGGCTTCCGAGGTGAGAAAGCTCGCCGAGCGGAGCCAGGTCGCCGCGGGGGAGATCTCGGAGCTCTCCGTGTCGAGCGTCGAGGTTGCCGAGCGGGCAGGGGAGATGCTCTCCGCCATCCTCCCGGACATACAGAAGACGGCCGAGCTGGTGCAGGAGATCAACGCCTCCAGCAAGGAGCAGGACACCGGGGCCCAGCAGATCAACAAGGCGATCCAGCAACTGGACCAGGTAATCCAGCAAAACGCCTCGGCCAGCGAGGAGATGGCCTCCACGGCCGAGGAACTTTCCTCGCAGTCGGAGCAGCTGCAGTCGACCATCTCCTTCTTCAGGGTCGACATGGTGGCGCGCGGGCAGCAGCCGGCCCCCAAGCAGCTCACCAAGTCCGCCGGCAAGAACGAGGTCAAGCAGTTAAAACAGAGGCCCGCCGCTCAGAGAAAAGCCATGGGGCACGACCTGGTCATGGCCGACATGGACGGCGACAACGACTTCGAGAGGTTCTAG